The proteins below come from a single Streptococcus porcinus genomic window:
- the ruvA gene encoding Holliday junction branch migration protein RuvA, translated as MFDYIKGKLKKITAKYIVVEANGLGYIIYVANPYSFTDSVNQNVTIYLHQVIREDAHVLFGFHTDDEKDIFLKLISVSGIGPMTALAIVAVDDNQGLVTAIDNSDIKYLMKFPKIGKKTAQQMILDLAGKFVDSSEPSQQQSQAKRNSNQQLDEAIEALLALGYKATELKKIKAFFEGTDETAEQYIKSALKMLMKG; from the coding sequence ATGTTTGACTATATTAAAGGAAAATTGAAAAAAATTACTGCTAAATATATTGTTGTAGAGGCAAATGGTTTAGGTTATATTATTTATGTGGCTAATCCTTATAGCTTTACAGATAGTGTCAACCAAAATGTAACTATTTATCTACACCAAGTGATTAGAGAAGACGCTCATGTTTTGTTTGGCTTTCATACGGATGATGAAAAGGATATTTTTTTAAAACTTATTTCTGTTTCAGGTATTGGTCCGATGACTGCTTTAGCCATTGTTGCTGTAGATGATAACCAAGGCTTGGTTACAGCCATTGATAATAGCGATATTAAGTATTTAATGAAGTTTCCTAAAATTGGTAAAAAGACGGCACAGCAAATGATTCTTGATCTTGCTGGTAAATTTGTGGATAGTTCAGAGCCTAGTCAGCAGCAGAGCCAAGCTAAACGAAATAGTAATCAACAGCTTGATGAGGCTATCGAGGCCCTCTTGGCGCTAGGCTATAAAGCAACAGAATTGAAGAAGATTAAGGCTTTCTTTGAAGGTACAGATGAAACGGCTGAGCAATATATCAAGTCAGCTTTGAAGATGTTAATGAAGGGGTAG
- a CDS encoding DNA-3-methyladenine glycosylase I — translation MVQRCHWVPVANTLYCDYHDKEWGRPIYDDQKLFELLCLESYQSGLSWLTVLRKRSAFNKVFYNYDIKKVALFSSKEMADALQNPSIIRHRLKLEATVNNAKAVQKIQEDYGSFSNFLWEFVNHKPVDNLVNKDHPAPAQTSLSISLAKTLKKHGFKFLGPTTVYSFMQASGMVNDHEENCAYK, via the coding sequence ATGGTTCAACGATGCCACTGGGTTCCTGTAGCTAACACACTATATTGCGATTATCATGATAAAGAATGGGGGAGGCCGATTTATGATGATCAAAAATTATTCGAGTTGCTGTGTTTGGAAAGTTATCAGTCAGGTCTATCTTGGTTGACGGTTTTAAGGAAACGCTCTGCTTTTAACAAGGTTTTTTACAACTATGATATTAAAAAAGTGGCTCTCTTCAGCTCAAAAGAGATGGCTGACGCTTTGCAGAATCCGTCCATTATCCGCCATAGGTTAAAGCTGGAAGCTACTGTCAACAACGCAAAAGCAGTTCAGAAAATTCAAGAAGACTATGGTTCGTTTTCTAATTTTCTGTGGGAATTTGTTAATCATAAACCCGTTGACAACCTTGTCAATAAAGACCATCCTGCTCCTGCTCAGACAAGTTTATCAATCAGCTTAGCTAAGACTTTGAAAAAACATGGTTTTAAATTTCTTGGGCCGACAACCGTCTATTCTTTTATGCAGGCTTCAGGAATGGTTAATGATCATGAGGAGAATTGCGCTTATAAGTAG
- the mutL gene encoding DNA mismatch repair endonuclease MutL gives MTKIIELPEILANQIAAGEVIERPASVVKELVENAIDAKSSQITIDIEESGLKSITITDNGEGMSEQDLPMSILRHATSKIKNQGDLFRIRTLGFRGEALPSIASISELTIASATEESEYGSQLFMRGGKIEGQETISMPVGTRIRVENLFYNTPARLKYMKSLQSELAHIVDVINRLSLGHPEIAFTLISDGREMTRTSGSGQLKQAIAGIYGLKTAKKMIEIANADLDFDVSGYVSLPELTRANRNYITILINGRYIKNFLLNRAILDGYGSKLMVGRFPIVVIDIQIDPYLADVNVHPTKQEVRISKERELMALISTAIAESLKSQDLIPDALENLAKSSTRSLPKIEQTRLPLQSRKLYYDPYENDFFVEKNDVSEAKTPLYSDRSELDKSVNLAKEAPVEASSPAVKHASRPEIEELTGDHSDLTFKNKHKLEQVVERLENEEASVFPELDYFGQMHGTYLFAQGVDGLFIIDQHAAQERVKYEYYREKIGQVDSSLQQLLVPYLFEFSGSDFLTLQEKMSLLNDVGIYLEPYGQNTFILREHPIWMKESEIEAGIYEMCDMLLLTQEVSIKNYRAELAIMMSCKKSIKANHTLDDYSARQLLLQLAQCKNPYNCPHGRPVLIHFSKSDMEKMFRRIQENHTSLRDLGKY, from the coding sequence ATGACTAAAATTATTGAATTACCAGAAATTCTCGCCAATCAGATTGCAGCTGGGGAAGTTATTGAGCGTCCAGCAAGTGTCGTTAAAGAATTGGTAGAGAATGCCATTGATGCGAAAAGTAGTCAGATTACCATTGATATTGAAGAATCAGGCTTAAAATCGATAACAATCACTGATAATGGTGAAGGCATGTCAGAGCAAGACTTACCGATGAGTATCCTTCGTCATGCCACCAGTAAAATAAAAAATCAAGGTGATCTTTTTCGCATTAGAACACTTGGTTTTAGAGGAGAGGCATTACCCTCAATTGCTTCTATTAGTGAACTGACCATTGCCTCAGCCACAGAAGAATCTGAGTATGGCAGCCAACTTTTCATGCGTGGTGGTAAGATTGAAGGGCAAGAAACTATTTCGATGCCTGTAGGAACTCGAATAAGAGTTGAAAACCTTTTTTATAATACACCAGCGCGTCTAAAATACATGAAGAGCCTCCAATCAGAATTGGCTCATATTGTTGATGTTATTAATCGTTTAAGTTTAGGACATCCTGAAATAGCCTTTACTCTCATATCTGACGGGCGAGAAATGACTAGAACCTCTGGAAGTGGTCAATTGAAACAAGCTATTGCAGGTATTTACGGCCTAAAAACCGCTAAAAAAATGATAGAAATAGCAAATGCGGATTTAGACTTTGACGTCAGCGGGTATGTTAGTTTACCAGAGCTGACTCGGGCAAATCGAAATTATATTACCATTTTAATTAATGGTCGCTATATCAAAAATTTTTTGCTTAACCGCGCGATTTTAGATGGCTATGGTTCCAAATTAATGGTGGGGCGTTTTCCGATTGTGGTTATTGATATTCAAATTGACCCTTATCTTGCCGATGTCAATGTCCACCCGACAAAACAAGAAGTCCGTATCTCTAAGGAAAGAGAATTAATGGCTTTGATTAGTACTGCTATTGCAGAAAGTTTAAAATCCCAAGATTTAATTCCTGATGCCTTGGAAAACCTGGCAAAATCAAGCACCCGATCTTTGCCAAAAATAGAGCAGACACGCCTGCCTTTACAGAGTCGTAAACTTTACTATGATCCGTATGAAAATGATTTTTTTGTCGAAAAGAATGACGTTAGCGAAGCTAAGACTCCGCTTTATTCTGACCGATCTGAGCTTGACAAATCTGTCAACTTAGCGAAAGAGGCGCCAGTTGAAGCATCATCGCCTGCTGTTAAGCATGCTAGTCGCCCAGAGATAGAAGAGCTAACCGGAGACCATTCTGATTTGACTTTTAAAAATAAGCACAAGTTGGAACAAGTTGTGGAACGTTTGGAAAATGAGGAAGCGTCAGTATTTCCAGAATTAGACTATTTTGGACAAATGCACGGTACTTATCTCTTTGCTCAAGGAGTAGATGGGCTTTTCATTATTGATCAACATGCAGCTCAAGAACGGGTTAAGTATGAATATTATCGTGAGAAAATTGGACAAGTTGACAGTAGTTTACAGCAACTGCTTGTACCCTATTTGTTTGAATTTTCTGGCTCTGATTTTTTGACTTTGCAAGAAAAGATGTCTCTTTTAAATGATGTGGGGATCTACCTAGAGCCATACGGTCAGAATACCTTTATTTTGCGGGAGCACCCTATTTGGATGAAAGAAAGTGAGATCGAAGCTGGGATTTATGAGATGTGTGATATGTTACTTTTGACTCAGGAGGTCTCCATTAAGAACTATCGTGCTGAACTGGCTATTATGATGAGCTGTAAAAAATCGATCAAAGCTAATCATACTTTGGATGATTATTCTGCGAGACAGTTGTTATTACAATTGGCACAGTGTAAGAATCCTTATAACTGTCCACATGGGCGTCCAGTTTTGATTCACTTTAGTAAATCAGATATGGAAAAAATGTTCCGTCGTATTCAAGAAAATCATACTAGTTTGAGAGATTTAGGAAAATATTAG
- a CDS encoding MDR family MFS transporter encodes MKEFFNLSRQIQIRQLVRFVTITLGSSIFPFMAMYYTTYFGTLWTGFLMIVTSFAGLLGSLYGGHLSDAIGRKKVVIYGSIGTTIGWLLTIVANVPNHVMPDLMFLGILLVELASSFYAPAYEAMLIDLTDLNNRKFVYTINYWFINIAVMLGAGLSGLFYDHYFLDLLIALFLVNILCFLIAYFYFDETKPEDHSFVHNRGLGGTFRNYKEVFKDKPFLIFTLGSILFSSIWLQMDNFVPVHLKLAFQETRVFGFQITGAKMLSIMVFTNTILIVTLMTLSNKLTERWPLLQQLILGSGIFTVGMFLAFSFNHFTGIIIAVIIFTIGEMINVPANQVLRAEMMDQSKIGSYTGFISMTQPLGAVLAGLIVSLSHFTGLIGVQVSFLLIAIVGLYLIILAAKQKEKV; translated from the coding sequence ATGAAGGAATTTTTTAATTTATCTAGACAAATCCAAATTAGGCAACTGGTTCGGTTTGTAACGATTACTCTTGGAAGTAGTATCTTTCCATTTATGGCCATGTACTACACTACTTATTTTGGCACACTGTGGACGGGATTTTTGATGATCGTGACTAGTTTTGCTGGTCTTCTAGGAAGTTTATATGGAGGCCATTTGTCTGATGCAATTGGACGCAAAAAGGTAGTTATTTATGGTTCTATTGGAACGACCATTGGTTGGCTTTTAACGATTGTAGCGAACGTGCCCAACCATGTTATGCCAGATTTGATGTTCCTCGGCATCCTACTAGTAGAACTTGCGTCTAGTTTTTATGCTCCAGCGTATGAAGCTATGCTGATTGATTTAACTGATTTGAATAATCGGAAATTTGTTTATACTATTAATTATTGGTTTATTAATATTGCTGTTATGCTTGGTGCAGGTTTGTCAGGCTTATTCTACGATCATTATTTTCTTGACTTATTGATCGCCCTTTTTCTCGTTAACATTCTTTGTTTCCTAATTGCTTATTTCTATTTCGATGAAACCAAGCCAGAGGATCATTCCTTTGTCCATAATCGAGGCCTTGGTGGGACCTTCCGAAACTACAAAGAAGTCTTCAAAGACAAGCCCTTTCTTATTTTCACTTTAGGATCGATTCTCTTTTCAAGTATTTGGTTACAAATGGATAATTTTGTACCTGTTCATTTAAAGCTTGCCTTTCAGGAAACAAGAGTTTTTGGGTTTCAGATTACGGGCGCTAAGATGTTGTCTATCATGGTTTTCACTAACACGATTTTGATTGTAACTCTGATGACATTATCGAATAAATTGACTGAAAGGTGGCCGTTATTGCAGCAGTTGATTTTAGGTTCAGGTATTTTTACGGTTGGAATGTTTTTGGCTTTTTCATTTAATCACTTTACAGGTATTATCATTGCAGTTATTATCTTTACTATAGGTGAAATGATAAATGTTCCGGCGAATCAGGTGCTAAGAGCAGAAATGATGGATCAATCAAAAATTGGATCCTACACAGGATTTATTTCTATGACGCAACCTTTGGGAGCAGTATTAGCAGGTCTAATAGTATCACTCAGCCATTTCACTGGGCTCATTGGTGTTCAAGTCTCTTTTTTACTTATTGCGATAGTGGGTCTGTACCTCATCATTTTAGCTGCGAAACAGAAGGAAAAGGTTTAA
- a CDS encoding DUF3267 domain-containing protein, translated as MKILEEVNVTSNKRLLIVLNLFSILLFLCFLYFFTRIADVIKSFRSGSIDFNFASLLLTTGLIIFLLVVHEGIHGIFFKFFQPEGKIKFGVNPKNMVVYCISPNSCYSRMQMIWISMAPFIFITSGLTLLYYLEILSPFLYIMLAALHAGGCVGDFYYCYLLGIKYLKLPIMAEDTEAGLIIYHK; from the coding sequence ATGAAAATCTTAGAAGAAGTAAACGTGACTAGTAATAAGAGACTGCTTATAGTTTTAAATCTCTTTTCCATTTTGCTATTCTTGTGCTTTCTATACTTTTTTACCCGTATAGCAGATGTAATCAAATCTTTTCGAAGTGGTAGTATTGACTTTAATTTTGCGTCTCTTCTCTTAACGACTGGTTTAATCATTTTCCTCCTAGTAGTACATGAAGGAATACATGGAATTTTCTTTAAGTTTTTTCAGCCAGAAGGAAAAATAAAATTCGGTGTTAACCCTAAAAATATGGTGGTTTATTGCATCTCTCCAAATAGTTGTTATTCGCGAATGCAGATGATTTGGATTAGTATGGCTCCGTTTATTTTTATTACTTCTGGATTAACTCTTCTATATTACTTAGAAATATTATCGCCATTTTTATACATTATGCTTGCTGCACTACATGCTGGAGGTTGTGTTGGGGATTTTTATTATTGTTATCTATTGGGAATCAAATATCTTAAACTACCTATTATGGCAGAGGATACGGAGGCTGGACTCATCATTTACCATAAGTAA
- a CDS encoding serum opacification factor, with product MKMINRKYKLRKLSIGLVSVGTVFMTTAVAAQESVNSNSTDSAQITASNTIDTPNNSLNNDSAEVSKTENNVTSSSLETTEKAKENLDEPQPLTSTQSNSNNTVTSNTESSETTSPQGATNDVEKVDVTSETIEVATYKVDNEQSDLTVTDGEGTDKLIKNRDGKNRDIFNIHREVIDNQDGTLNVTLSLNPKEIDKGAEVIVLLDTSQKMTQEDFKTAKENITKLVNTLTDKSHPHNARNSIRLINFYRKVNDPIELTTENVNNTLDQVWKNAKEDYDWGVDLQGAIHKAREIFNKEKQSGKRQHIVLFSQGEATFSYDIKNKSDDKHVKQNRVNEKITTSNPLFPWLPVFNHTNQNADMIKDLKQFATLAKELGVNGLSDIDTLLNTAGIGSVLLGNVLGGGSLTEYLTLKEYDSKALNENQFDYKTRIGEGYYHHSFSERKTKDMPYKNSLPGHLDKFFKKDNESAKTWFESILDAVSLTDYYNQAKKDALLKVLEYLFYKREYIYYNHNLSAQAEAKLARDEGITFYSFDVTDPNRVTNQHETDNHSEAYAKYLNTKAKEAKETSEKRNKKFDSYLKSMSENKDFLKDVNNPDKFKDILKNITIKDEFTDKVNVEKESWQFHSLTGNSKPKNTVEHKSANPGGWFSSSTKESLTWTISRDELKKAFEENQPLMLTYKLKIDKEKFKGNIRKKRDLSLLNSKEARSEKIISNTISYTINDQKANKQKLDDVTLTYSKEKLVKKIVNETKHEILTFKTQEFLDNTLPQGQKVLVTKGENGSITSEFQNTYLGDKLIDSKLLLKITKNPRHEVIKIGTKVETPASEDLNNQSVPIVITDHTQPDTIEQPSYTTTTEDLATERDHLIVGSQSDLLDSIEDTQVGMSGSNEETVIEEDTHPNLILHFDNEDPNSEAELPQDSTGEKDNNEDSQISMLEENEKVNHLLQITDKTTDQVPPILTATSDNQLPQTGDKENSCEAFFTMTALAIIGAAGLLNKKRHDKYLD from the coding sequence ATGAAAATGATAAATCGTAAGTATAAACTAAGGAAACTGTCGATTGGACTCGTTTCAGTAGGAACTGTATTTATGACAACAGCAGTAGCAGCGCAAGAGAGTGTTAATAGTAACAGTACTGACTCAGCTCAAATAACTGCGAGCAACACTATTGATACGCCTAACAACTCTTTAAATAACGATTCTGCAGAAGTAAGTAAGACAGAAAATAACGTGACCTCATCTTCTTTAGAAACTACGGAAAAAGCAAAAGAAAATTTAGACGAGCCTCAACCCCTCACCTCTACTCAATCCAACTCGAACAACACTGTAACTTCAAATACAGAATCATCAGAAACAACGTCACCCCAAGGCGCTACGAACGATGTGGAAAAGGTAGACGTGACATCTGAAACCATTGAGGTTGCTACCTATAAGGTAGATAATGAGCAATCAGATCTTACAGTTACCGATGGTGAGGGCACTGATAAACTTATCAAAAACCGCGACGGTAAAAATCGTGACATTTTTAATATTCATCGCGAAGTAATCGACAATCAAGATGGTACTCTTAACGTTACATTAAGCCTTAATCCCAAAGAAATCGATAAAGGGGCAGAAGTGATTGTTCTTTTAGATACTTCACAAAAGATGACCCAGGAAGATTTTAAAACTGCTAAAGAAAATATCACAAAATTGGTTAATACTTTGACCGATAAATCCCACCCCCACAATGCTCGCAACTCAATACGTCTAATTAATTTTTACCGTAAAGTTAATGATCCGATTGAACTAACAACAGAAAATGTCAATAATACCCTTGACCAAGTTTGGAAAAACGCCAAAGAGGATTATGACTGGGGAGTTGATCTACAAGGAGCTATTCATAAAGCCAGAGAAATATTTAACAAAGAAAAACAATCTGGTAAACGTCAACATATTGTCCTATTTTCTCAAGGAGAAGCGACTTTTAGCTATGATATCAAGAATAAAAGCGATGATAAGCATGTGAAGCAAAACAGAGTAAATGAAAAAATTACAACTTCTAACCCTCTTTTTCCTTGGCTTCCTGTCTTTAACCATACTAATCAAAATGCAGATATGATTAAGGACCTTAAACAATTTGCAACATTGGCTAAGGAATTAGGTGTAAACGGACTATCTGACATTGATACCTTACTTAATACTGCTGGCATTGGAAGCGTTCTGTTAGGAAACGTACTGGGAGGAGGCAGTTTAACAGAATACCTTACACTTAAAGAATATGATTCTAAAGCATTAAATGAGAATCAATTTGATTATAAAACACGCATCGGTGAAGGCTACTATCATCATAGCTTTTCTGAGAGAAAAACTAAAGATATGCCCTACAAAAACAGCCTTCCAGGCCATCTCGATAAATTTTTCAAAAAAGATAATGAAAGTGCAAAAACTTGGTTTGAAAGCATTTTGGATGCAGTTTCATTAACCGATTATTATAATCAAGCCAAAAAAGATGCCCTCTTGAAGGTTTTAGAATATCTCTTCTACAAGCGTGAGTATATCTATTATAATCATAACCTTTCTGCTCAAGCTGAAGCTAAACTGGCAAGAGATGAAGGTATCACTTTCTATTCCTTTGATGTCACCGATCCTAACCGTGTTACCAACCAACATGAAACCGATAACCATAGTGAAGCATATGCTAAATATTTAAATACAAAAGCAAAAGAAGCAAAGGAGACTTCGGAAAAACGTAACAAGAAATTTGATAGTTACTTGAAGTCAATGTCTGAAAACAAAGATTTTTTGAAAGATGTTAATAATCCAGATAAATTCAAAGATATACTGAAAAACATTACAATCAAAGACGAATTTACAGATAAGGTTAATGTTGAAAAAGAGTCTTGGCAATTCCATTCGCTCACTGGCAATAGTAAACCCAAAAACACTGTTGAACACAAGTCTGCTAATCCTGGTGGTTGGTTCTCTAGCTCAACAAAAGAAAGCCTCACTTGGACCATTTCTAGAGATGAGCTGAAGAAAGCTTTTGAGGAAAATCAACCATTAATGCTGACTTATAAGTTGAAAATTGATAAAGAAAAATTTAAAGGCAATATTCGGAAAAAACGTGACCTCTCTTTACTGAATAGTAAAGAAGCTCGTAGTGAAAAAATTATATCCAACACTATTTCTTATACCATCAATGATCAAAAAGCTAACAAGCAAAAACTTGATGATGTTACTCTGACCTATTCTAAAGAAAAGCTTGTTAAGAAAATTGTTAATGAAACCAAACATGAAATCTTGACATTTAAGACTCAAGAGTTCCTTGACAATACGCTTCCACAGGGGCAAAAGGTCCTTGTTACAAAAGGTGAAAATGGTTCAATCACATCAGAATTTCAAAATACGTACCTTGGTGACAAATTGATAGATAGCAAGCTTCTGCTAAAAATCACTAAGAACCCTCGTCACGAAGTCATTAAAATTGGAACTAAGGTTGAAACACCAGCAAGTGAAGACCTAAATAATCAAAGTGTTCCTATTGTCATTACAGATCATACGCAACCAGATACAATTGAACAGCCTAGTTATACAACAACTACTGAAGATTTGGCCACTGAACGTGATCATTTAATTGTCGGTAGCCAAAGTGACCTTTTAGATAGTATAGAAGATACTCAAGTGGGTATGTCTGGATCAAATGAAGAGACAGTTATCGAAGAAGATACACATCCTAACCTTATCCTTCACTTCGATAATGAAGATCCTAATAGTGAGGCCGAGCTTCCACAGGATTCTACCGGTGAAAAAGATAATAATGAAGATTCCCAAATATCTATGTTAGAAGAAAATGAAAAAGTTAACCATCTTCTTCAGATCACAGATAAAACAACTGACCAGGTTCCTCCAATACTTACTGCTACAAGTGACAACCAACTTCCTCAAACTGGAGATAAGGAAAATAGCTGTGAAGCCTTCTTTACTATGACAGCATTAGCAATCATTGGAGCAGCAGGTCTTCTAAACAAAAAACGTCACGACAAATACCTTGACTAA
- a CDS encoding competence/damage-inducible protein A: MKAEIVTVGTEILTGQILNTNAQFLSEKMAEIGVDVFFQTAVGDNKARLLEVLSLASKRSDLVILCGGLGPTDDDLTKQTLASFLDRDLIFDEEARDKLDSFFASRSQSSRTANNERQAQLIEGSIPIQNITGLAVGGLVESNGVSYVVLPGPPSELIPMVNQQLLPILTVTQTKLYSRVLRFFGIGESQLVTVLGNIISEQTDPTIAPYAKIGEVTLRLSTKASGTIEADQKLDALEKAILATLSMEGIPLSQFFYGYGEDNSLSKEVVELLKKKKKKLTAAESLTAGLFQATLANFAGISEFFSGGFVTYSMLEKSRMLNIPLSDLQANGVVSHYTAQAMAEKARLLTESDIGISLTGVAGPDSLEGHPAGTVFIGISTEEKTDSIQIIVGERSRSDIRYIATLHAFNLVRKTLLKS; the protein is encoded by the coding sequence ATGAAGGCGGAGATTGTTACAGTAGGTACAGAAATCTTAACTGGTCAAATTCTCAATACCAATGCTCAGTTTTTATCAGAAAAAATGGCAGAGATAGGAGTTGATGTTTTTTTTCAAACAGCTGTTGGTGATAACAAAGCACGATTGCTAGAAGTTCTTTCCCTTGCTAGTAAACGTAGCGATCTTGTTATTTTGTGTGGTGGACTTGGACCAACTGACGATGATTTAACGAAGCAAACCTTAGCAAGTTTCTTGGACCGTGATTTGATTTTTGACGAAGAAGCTAGAGATAAATTGGATAGCTTTTTTGCTTCCCGATCACAAAGTTCACGAACTGCTAATAATGAGAGGCAGGCACAGTTGATTGAGGGTTCAATTCCTATTCAAAATATTACGGGGCTAGCAGTCGGAGGATTAGTGGAAAGTAACGGTGTTTCTTATGTTGTTCTACCCGGACCACCTTCTGAATTAATACCAATGGTAAATCAACAGTTGTTGCCTATACTGACTGTGACTCAGACAAAACTTTATTCGCGCGTATTACGTTTTTTTGGTATTGGCGAAAGTCAACTAGTCACTGTTCTAGGGAATATCATCTCTGAGCAGACGGATCCCACAATTGCGCCATATGCCAAGATAGGTGAAGTAACTCTCCGTCTATCAACTAAGGCTTCCGGAACGATAGAGGCTGATCAAAAGCTTGACGCACTTGAGAAAGCTATCTTAGCCACACTATCGATGGAAGGTATTCCTTTAAGTCAGTTTTTTTATGGCTATGGTGAAGACAATAGTTTATCAAAGGAAGTTGTCGAGTTACTCAAGAAAAAAAAGAAAAAACTTACTGCAGCTGAGAGTTTAACAGCTGGACTTTTTCAGGCGACCTTGGCTAATTTTGCTGGGATATCTGAATTTTTCTCAGGTGGTTTTGTGACATACAGTATGTTAGAAAAGTCGAGGATGTTGAATATTCCCCTATCTGACTTACAAGCTAATGGAGTGGTTAGCCACTATACAGCCCAAGCAATGGCCGAGAAAGCACGCTTGTTAACTGAGTCGGATATAGGAATTAGTTTGACCGGTGTTGCAGGACCAGATTCCTTAGAGGGCCATCCGGCGGGGACTGTTTTTATTGGTATTTCGACAGAGGAGAAAACAGATTCTATTC